cacattcaactctatgggcaatttaggttcTTAaatcaacacaggcggggccgggatttgaaccctggtccttagaaaCGTGAGGTAGACACTCCAAACAATGATCTACCATGCCACCCGAAGCGGTAACCTAtgatttaaatccatccatgcattttctgttccgctgatcctcactggggttccgtgcgtactggagcctatcccagctgtcttcgggcaagatgcgggatacaccctgaactggtcgccggccaatcacaaggcatatatggacaaacaaccatttgcactcacattcacaccgaagggaatttagtcttcattcaacctaccacgcattttggtgatgtgggagaaaaccagagttactggagaaaactcatggaggcatgggaagaacatgcaaagtccacagagAAGAGGCtgggaaataaatgaaaattaaaatattttaacttttactTTTGCACTACTTTATATACCTCTCATTGGACAGTGCTCTATATTCAAACGAAACTGTCCCTTTGCAACCcaataaagcatttttgtggCTCATTTCTAGACAGGCCATTTGCTCTCATCATCCAAAGAACTGTGTGAGCTGGTGCAGGTGTGATAAGGGTTAATGATGTTTCCAATGGCTCAGTTGTGCAGTGACCACTCCCCTAGGCTCAGTGAAGCTCTTATAAAAAGGCCTTCAAGTTCCCCCCGGCTTGGTAAAGCGTTTGAATGTGTGCAGCGCGTGCGTCCGCTGTATCGGTCTGTGTTCTGCTAACTCGGCTGGCATTGGCACATTGATGAGCAGACTGGTGCGATGCTCCACTCTGGAGCTCTCCATGACAAACATTACTAAAGTATCCCAAGTTTGGTTTGGGTCACTACTTTTTCCTGTTAAAGAGCAGATTTGAACAAGGTGTTAGTTTTCAGGGACGGGTAGGTAGTAAGCATTTAGTTGACTGATAGTTTGTGTTTAGTCCACTTTCGGGTCAGTATGTGGGAAATCCGGTCCATGTCCTTCTGGCGGGCAGTGTTCACCGAGTTCTATGGCACCATGTTCTTTGTCTTCTTCGGCTTGGGGGCTTCCCTCCGCTGGACCACAGGGCCCCACAACGTCCTTCATGTGGCCATCTGCTTTGGCTTGGCGGCTGCCACGCTCATCCAGTCCATTGGCCACATCAGCGGTGGACACATCAACCCAGCGGTGACTTTTGCCTTCCTGATTGGCTCCCAAATGTCACTGTTGCGCGCAATCTTCTACATAGTTGCCCAATGCCTGGGAGCCCTGGCCGGTGCCGCTGTACTCTACGGGGTCACACCCACCAACATGAGGGGCAACTTGGTCCTTAACACGGTAAGACCACCTGAAATATACTCCACGTAAGCATTTGGCTTTAGCCAATGAAATaatgtctctttttttcttggattaGGAAAAGCAgctaaatatgttttttaattaaaatatctAAAGTTATCAATTACCaaaatgtgtttcatttttgtcttgtcaAATCTGAGTGGGGTTTTCAATGCACTTGAAATCAACTTCATAAACAGGAATACGAAAATGTATGGGCCATTTTCTTATAATGCGATCAGtaatgtgcaaaaaataaaaaacatctgATTTAGCAGTTTTTAGCATCTTGGTTTTATGTTGTCTCCCATGCTGAAACAGCCACAACTAGTTGTAATTTCCAAAAggttctttttaattatttttattttaaggcaTGCATAGTAAAAATCCCAATTGACAGACCAAATGGTTGTCGCCATATGAAATACACTCCATGCATAACAGTAGAAGTATAAACAACGTAAAAATTgagttgcacaatttacatGTTGCACTTCAATCTCAGCGGATGCGAGTGCATCTTAATTACTTTTTAAACCTATTAGACTCTTGTATTTATACATTCAGCATAACAACAAAGACATACAATACTTCTGACACTGTCACATTTATACGTAATCTGCCTCTTCAGCTcgcagatccctctggtgtcgTGCAACAAGATAAAGAGGCCCTCTCCAGTGGCATCAATGCTAGAGGCAGCTAGACAGACAAAGGAGGtctttaaaaaagtaattttgaaGACAATAATTTTCATGGAAAAGGCATTAagctaatgagaaaaaaatcctaTACAGGTCCACAATAgatccaaaaatgtaattagcaTCATCAGAAAACATTGCAAACCATAAAGCTTCATTTTGGGACACATAACGAAAAAGACTTTagccattaaaaataaaaaatatatatatattgtaaaattaaaattactgTTTCAATAATAACtccaaataattcaaatactcTTTGAAGTAACATTGATTTTGAGATGGCCATGTCATTTTTGAGCAAATGTCTATACTAGACTTATGATTCAAGCAATAACGGTtacttgctgttgtttttttataatttatttatatatgaaaaactgcaaaatatattttcaatctatttatttttaaatgaaaaatacatttccattcAAATATCTGACATCTGTAGAACAACATATAGCTAAATTCAAGCTTGACAAACACAGATGTGGTAAAAGTAATTTCTCCCCACATTGGCTTGGTAGCTGCAGCCAGGCATCAGTCTGGGCATGGCCACCACGGTGGAGGTGTTCCTTACCCTGCAGCTGGTGGTCTGCATCTTTGCTGTGACAGATGAGCGCCGCAACGGACGCTTGGGATCTGCTGCCCTGGCTATCGGTTTCTCCGTGCTGATAGGACATCTTGTTGGGGTGAGACTTTGAGAAAAACTCACACATTTATCACTGTGTCCACGTTCAAGAACTTGAATATTCCATGTTTTGCCCACTTAGATTTACTACACCGGAGCGGGAATGAATCCAGCAAGATCTTTTGCCCCAGCTGTGCTGGTCAGGAATTTTGTCAACCATTGGGTAAGAAGATCATGTATACCATAGGCGTACAGcaaaggtgtcaaattcattttagtTCATGGGCCACATTCACCCTAATTTGAGCTCAAATGTGCTGGACCAGTATATTCATGGCCTAATAAgctaaaaataatgacaattcaATGTTTTAAACATCTTTGGGTGTACAAAATAACTACATTAGGGGAAATATTCAGATATGGTCTGGTCGACCATACTTTTGAAATCACTGGCTTACAGCATTTATtgaattacattacattactatCAAAATAAATGACACTGAATGGCTTGAGTGTGCAGCAATTCAGAGAGGGGACagcagcctgaaaaaaaaacaaaattgtttttgctaACCTGCCAAGCTAAGGCCAGCTATGTTATagacaaaatattttagtaGCAAGTAGTTAGGATTGATGTTCAAAAATCTGCCGACATGAAATTTTGCCACAAGATTTAAAATTATGAAACGATGCTTTTAGTTAGGTTTATTTTAAGATCGTCTTtaaatcataattacaaacattgcAAAACATAGGTGATTGTGGAATGCAGGGTGTTTCTACACCACCTGGAGTTCCCTGGCAAGAAGGTCCACGGAGAAGCCCTCATTGACATGGACCAATATCAGTGATCTTTCTTGGCCTCCCTATAAACCAATAATAATTAGTAAGGGCTCTATGTGTCGGATTCTAGACAAGGATATTGCTGCAGTATCCAAATGGGTGCCATTGAATTATTTCacaagtgggaggaaaaaacaacTCTTCTTCCAttcaaatgcaaatacaaaatggaaatgAGTTATTTCCAGTTAATCGTACGACTAATGGAAACATTGAACATAAAAATGCAGTAAAATATGGTTGTCACCAGGTGGTTATTGCacacaaaatgaaatggaagTGAAGTTTGTAAAGCcatgtttgaaatattttagaaaGTTGAAATCCAGATTTCAATCTAACGCGAATACTTTACGATTTCCTTAGTCCTTCATTAAAGTTATCTTTTCCTGAAAAACATTAACAATTTTGCCCATATTATATCATTTTGAATTGAACACTAACCCAGTCATTCCCAACTTGAAAAAAGTCGAGATAAAGTGCATTGAAAGGCATCATGTTTAACCATGCAAACATGATCAAAATGTGTTCACAAAGCATAAAGATTGGCTTTAATATTTTGGCcagtaattttaaaatgatgaaatggcAGGAGTTGATTGAACTCCATATTTAGGGCCATATCTGAAAAGACAGGATATCTTGCcactttggtttgaagcagtcaTTTGAGCCTCAGAGGCCCGATACTTTGTTCTATTGTGAGCAATTTTTAAGCATCCTTCACTATTCACTACCTGGGCAACCATATGCAGTTTTGTGCAAACATTTTCAGTGAATGTCCTTTTGCACTCCAAGCCCacacaaaaatccacaaatgtgTGCTTAGATGATTTAGTAATTAATAATGTATtttgaggcggcacagtggaaacACTGGttagagcgctggcctcacagtcctgaggaccggggttaaaatacCAACCCTACCTGTGTGAAGCTTGCATCTtcttcccgtgcttgcgtgggttttctccagctacatctccaaaatatccattaattggggactctaaattggcctagTTCTGATTGTCAGTATGAAtgtttgtctgtttctatgtgctctggcaaccagttcagggtgtaccgatgatagctgggataggctccaacactcccgcgacattatgaggataagcggtttggaaaatggatggataatgtattTTGAATTCACCAATGTGCATCAAAGCTTAAAaggttgtcatttttatgtttCCGGCAGGTGTACTGGGTTGGGCCTTTAATTGGCGGTGCTGTTGGCGCGCTGCTGTATGACTTCATACTCTTTCCACGAATGCGTGGTCTCGCGGAGAGGCTCGCCACACTGAAGGGCATTCGGCCCCCAGAGGCCGAGGGGCAGCAGGAGACCAGGGGAGAGCCTATGGAGCTCAAAACACAGGCGCTATAAGGCCGCAGATGATACAAAGGTGCCCCACTTTCCATTTTTAACCTTGTTCTGGCACAAGAACTGGGCCTCCTCCCCCCTTTTGGACTGCAGGACAAAGATGAAGGCTGTTGATCAAGACacgtctttctttttctctcatttatttattcattttttgctaGGAGTGAAGCTACCTTAGACTTCAGCATGCTTTTCCTTTTTCAGGTGCCACAATTTTGCCATTTGCTTTGTTCCGCTCAATTTAACGTACattatgtattgtattgtaccGCACCAGAATGAATtccgtttttttaaaatgtgtgtcaGCAAATATGACTGGTCTCTGTATGAGTGTGCATGTAACCTTTGCGATTATTTTCAGtttctctgaaaaaaaaaacaacttttacttCATTGCTGTATGTGTAACCTAATTTTAAATCATCCAAACTTCTTTTCAATAACAATACTGATGTGGCAATgtaatatttacaaatattcaCTTTTCAATGCGAAACATGTCactgtttttccctttttattccattgttggtgtttttgggttttaaagaaaaacaaactgtgGAAATACATGGTTTTTATTGGACAGATGAAATGCCAAAGATGCCACAAGAAATCTTCCTTTAGCAATTATTAATGCCTTATTTTGGAGTATTGGAACACTTGCAACAAGCACGCATTGATAATGTGACTGTCCATTAAATAAGCAGAAGtcttccaaacttttttttcaaaatcaaaaggaAAATTATTGTGATTATTGTTTGTTGGTTATTCCACAGGAAAGCTACAGATCATTTTGAATTTAACACTTCCTCCATGGTTGATCAGCAAGTATGTATAACCaaggaactaaaaaaaaaaaaaaaaagcggaatgACTAAGAAAAAAGGCCTACATTACATGTAAATTTGATACCCTTTCAAAT
This DNA window, taken from Syngnathoides biaculeatus isolate LvHL_M chromosome 2, ASM1980259v1, whole genome shotgun sequence, encodes the following:
- the LOC133492951 gene encoding lens fiber major intrinsic protein-like — encoded protein: MWEIRSMSFWRAVFTEFYGTMFFVFFGLGASLRWTTGPHNVLHVAICFGLAAATLIQSIGHISGGHINPAVTFAFLIGSQMSLLRAIFYIVAQCLGALAGAAVLYGVTPTNMRGNLVLNTLQPGISLGMATTVEVFLTLQLVVCIFAVTDERRNGRLGSAALAIGFSVLIGHLVGIYYTGAGMNPARSFAPAVLVRNFVNHWVYWVGPLIGGAVGALLYDFILFPRMRGLAERLATLKGIRPPEAEGQQETRGEPMELKTQAL